The following are encoded together in the Penicillium digitatum chromosome 3, complete sequence genome:
- a CDS encoding Chitin synthase activator (Chs3), putative, translated as MKSHEKHENCLIGLRHARWSFDTVVWRCASPGVLEFTELSTPCMRLPTNEICTVKETRKSTRITSVAQRLPPLRQYSNAPPRSVTSSGGNSQDGNYGGYSDGGMSSHSDQQTGPGYDDAAYSYQSSSSGPPGPGYDDRRGYPPGGRPPPQSRPRTPGGRPPPGGTFDNPFPSFPNRDPRDPRDPRGAPRDPRDPRDRGGPPPRGLEKEMAAMDINGRAPPGPHTSNPNGRRPDMRQPPPRGPPPGRGRGGYPMGPVRAASSGRPDRPDGDYPDSMGLSMPPPPRSATMPPAPAAPLYPGQSTYQETDYPASSMGEPPMRLDAAGSMQPPRSRAPNDIDPSLMIPAAALMIPPEPANRVSYAPKEFLDSYYESNGADEPDMPNFDAMPQQHTLIDEMGLEITPVQRPVQGPVSPYGDHSYPPNGVEAMRSQSQPNFQPADSANQFENAGFQFGIPGEHSLAPAFDHSGSAGYVSNGYEDYAGYSHGPSPVQTNQSGYSYDQAEIPDPHQNPDALPHHPAPFRLGHDQGSKPVPVRQYSTPETIPAPAAPQPTMVPGGTAQTPLTIKEIQRLQLQARSNPYDQKTQLLLAKKLVEASTVLVEDSSRLDPKTKAKAKEKYVVDALKILKKLVTAGYSEAQFFLADCHGEGRLGLEVDPKEAFSLYHSAAKQGHAQSAYRVAVCCEIGQEEGGGTKRDPLKAVQWYKRAAALGDTPAMYKMGMINLKGLLGQVRNPREGVSWLKRAADRADEENPHALHELALMYQNAGGNDIIIRDEQYASQLFHQAAELGYKFSQFKLGTAYEHGLMGCPIDNRTSIIWYTRAAAQGEHQSELALSGWYLTGSEGILQQNDTEAYLWARKAATAGLAKAEYAMGYFTEVGIGSAANLDDAKRWYWRAAAQGFPKARERLEDLKKGGSRMQKTRLSRSAVDKQSDGDCVLM; from the exons ATGAAAAGCCATGAAAAGCATGAGAA CtgcttgattggcttgcGACACGCTCGTTGGTCATTCGACACTGTGGTTTGGCGTTGCGCGAG CCCTGGAGTCCTGGAGTTTACCGAACTGTCCACTCCTTGCATGCGACTACCCACCAACGAAATTTGCACAGTGAAGGAAACCCGGAAGTCTACTCGAATCACCAGCGTT GCGCAGAGGCTGCCACCTTTGAGACAATACAGTAATGCCCCTCCACGCTCTGTGACATCGTCAGGAGGAAATTCGCAAGATGGCAACTACGGAGGATACAGCGACGGTGGCATGAGTAGCCACAGCGACCAGCAGACTGGCCCGGGCTACGACGATGCGGCATACAGTTACCAGTCCAGCTCCTCCG GCCCGCCAGGTCCGGGATACGATGATCGGCGCGGCTATCCTCCTGGTGGAAGACCACCGCCCCAATCGCGGCCAAGAACAC CTGGTGGACGCCCACCCCCAGGAGGTACCTTCGACAATCCCTTTCCCTCCTTCCCAAATCGAGACCCGCGAGATCCCCGAGACCCGAGAGGAGCCCCTAGAGACCCGCGAGACCCGAGGGATCGGGGCGGTCCACCACCGCGAGGGCTAGAGAAAGAAATGGCTGCAATGGACATTAATGGCAGGGCCCCGCCTGGACCGCACACTTCAAACCCCAATGGCAGACGGCCAGATATGCGACAGCCACCTCCACGCGGACCTCCACCAGGGCGGGGCCGGGGTGGCTATCCAATGGGTCCGGTGCGAGCTGCTAGCTCAGGCAGACCAGACCGACCTGACGGAGACTATCCAGACTCCATGGGCCTGTCTATGCCTCCGCCACCAAGAAGCGCAACGATGCCACCTGCTCCAGCCGCACCACTCTACCCAGGCCAGTCTACCTACCAAGAAACAGATTACCCAGCGAGCTCCATGGGTGAACCTCCTATGCGTCTTGATGCTGCTGGGAGCATGCAACCCCCACGATCTCGTGCCCCCAACGATATAGACCCAAGCCTCATGATTCCTGCCGCGGCATTGATGATTCCCCCAGAGCCCGCCAACCGTGTTTCATATGCGCCCAAGGAATTTTTGGACAGTTATTATGAGTCTAATGGTGCTGATGAACCCGACATGCCCAATTTTGATGCCATGCCTCAGCAGCACACCCTGATTGATGAGATGGGCCTGGAAATAACACCGGTCCAGAGGCCAGTCCAGGGTCCGGTTTCCCCATATGGAGACCATTCGTATCCTCCCAACGGAGTGGAGGCTATGCGCTCCCAATCTCAACCAAATTTCCAACCCGCAGACAGTGCCAATCAGTTTGAAAATGCAGGGTTTCAGTTCGGTATTCCTGGAGAACATTCCCTTGCTCCCGCTTTCGATCACTCAGGCTCTGCTGGCTATGTGTCAAATGGTTATGAAGATTACGCCGGCTATTCGCATGGTCCTTCCCCGGTCCAGACCAACCAGTCAGGTTATTCCTACGATCAGGCCGAGATTCCAGATCCTCACCAGAATCCCGATGCTCTTCCTCACCACCCAGCCCCGTTCCGCCTTGGCCATGACCAAGGGTCAAAACCCGTGCCGGTTCGGCAGTACAGCACTCCTGAAACCATCCCAGCCCCCGCTGCTCCCCAGCCAACGATGGTGCCTGGGGGAACGGCTCAGACGCCTCTCACGATTAAAGAGATACAGCGGCTGCAACTGCAGGCACGATCCAATCCTTATGACCAGAAAACTCAACTTCTACTCGCCAAAAAGCTGGTCGAAGCATCCACAGTTCTTGTAGAGGACAGCAGCAGGCTCGATCCAAAAACCAaagccaaggccaaggaaaAATACGTAGTAGATGCGCTTAAGATTCTCAAAAAGCTTGTTACAGCCGGGTACTCCGAAGCCCAGTTTTTCCTGGCTGATTGCCATGGCGAGGGCCGACTGGGACTTGAAGTCGACCCCAAGGAAGCTTTCTCACTATATCACTCTGCTGCCAAACAGGGACATGCACAGTCTGCCTACCGTGTGGCCGTATGCTGCGAGATTGGCCAGGAAGAAGGTGGCGGTACCAAACGTGACCCATTAAAGGCTGTTCAATGGTACAAGCGTGCCGCTGCGCTCGGTGATACACCCGCCATGTACAAAATGGGAATGATTAATCTAAAGGGACTGCTGGGTCAAGTTCGGAACCCCCGGGAGGGGGTATCATGGCTCAAGCGTGCGGCTGACCGTGCAGACGAGGAAAATCCACACGCTCTCCACGAGCTTGCCCTCATGTATCAGAACGCTGGCGGCAATGACATCATCATCCGCGACGAGCAGTATGCCTCCCAGTTATTCCACCAAGCTGCCGAGCTAGGCTACAAGTTCTCGCAATTCAAACTTGGTACTGCCTACGAACACGGCCTCATGGGATGCCCTATAGACAACCGCACGAGTATTATCTGGTATACTCGTGCTGCAGCCCAGGGTGAGCACCAGAGTGAACTCGCCCTTAGTGGCTGGTATCTCACCGGATCCGAGGGCATTCTACAGCAGAATGATACCGAGGCCTATCTCTGGGCTCGTAAGGCCGCCACCGCAGGTCTTGCCAAGGCAGAATATGCTATGGGATATTTCACCGAGGTCGGAATCGGCTCTGCTGCTAACCTAGACGACGCAAAAAGGTGGTACTGGCGCGCAGCTG CCCAAGGGTTCCCCAAGGCTCGTGAGCGCCTTGAAGACCTTAAGAAGGGTGGAAGCCGAATGCAAAAGACTCGTCTCTCACGCTCGGCCGTTGACAAGCAGAGTGATGGAGACTGCGTTCTTATGTAA
- a CDS encoding Extradiol ring-cleavage dioxygenase, class III enzyme, subunit B: MSSEPSRHNDSRTQATNPFGGYKVALISLLIVLAAVLITLLCGDTANLFGFRRLLGSSARSAAVPLSASASAAAAAATLKGQSDTFISDHTQSSMKTPIYFLGHGGPNIMYDLDHPAYRKLGEIGREITTKVKPKAVVVFSAHWQGGRNTIEVNTAEKTDLIYDFGGFPSHYYKEKYPHVGSKEVAEEVLRLLKEAKIPAEGVKRGLDHGVWASFKCAFEPDTNPLNVPIVQVSLFRTEDPDQHYRLGQAVASLREQNILIIVSGMAVHNLRDMRFTFGSSTPMPYAVSFDKALKDAVTTAPAERQKAMAELLKRPDARQAHPSFEHLLPIHIGAGAAGEDLGKRIWTFPEGSMSWAQYRFGEVGNASSTL; encoded by the exons ATGTCTTCCGAACCAAGCCGACACAACGACTCGAGAACACAAGCGACAAATCCATTCGGCGGATACAAAGTCGCTCTTATATCTCTTTTGATAGTCCTCGCAGCTGTACTTATTACCCTACTCTGTGGAGACACCGCCAATCTGTTCGGTTTCCGACGCCTTCTTGGATCTTCTGCGCGCTCAGCGGCAGTACCTCTATCAGCTTCAGCAtctgcagctgcagcagcTGCGACCCTGAAGGGTCAATCAGACACATTCATTAGCGATCACACACAATCCAGCATGAAGACACCTATTTACTTCCTCGGCCATGGCGGG CCAAATATCATGTACGATCTTGACCACCCGGCTTACCGCAAGCTTGGTGAGATTGGGCGCGAAATAACCACGAAGGTCAAGCCGAAGGCTGTCGTGGTGTTTTCGGCGCACTGGCAGGGCGGTCGAAATACGATCGAAGTAAATACCGCCGAGAAGACTGATTTGATCTATGA TTTCGGTGGCTTCCCAAGCCATTACTACAAAGAGAAGTACCCGCATGTGGGTAGCAAGGAGGTCGCAGAAGAAGTGTTGAGATTGTTGAAAGAAGCCAAAATCCCGGCCGAAGGCGTGAAGCGTGGACTCGACCACGGCGTCTGGGCTAGCTTCAAGTGCG CCTTCGAGCCAGACACAAATCCACTGAACGTTCCCATTGTGCAAGTCTCGCTCTTCCGCACCGAAGATCCAGACCAGCACTACCGGCTCGGACAGGCAGTCGCAAGTCTTCGCGAGCAGAATATACTGATCATCGTGTCTGGGATGGCTGTGCACAACCTGCGTGATATGCGGTTTACTTTTGGCAGCTCGACTCCAATGCCGTATGCGGTTAGCTTTGACAAGGCGCTCAAGGATGCAGTAACGACTGCGCCGGCCGAACGGCAAAAGGCCATGGCTGAGCTTCTGAAGAGACCAGATGCACGACAGGCTCATCCTTCCTTCGAGCATTTGCTGCCTATTCACATTGGAGCTGGTGCTGCGGGCGAGGATCTGGGCAAGAGGATCTGGACGTTCCCCGAGGGGAGTATGAGCTGGGCACAGTACCGATTTGGCGAAGTTGGCAATGCTAGTAGCACATTATGA
- a CDS encoding NADH dehydrogenase has product MSGKYVFTQGLKELRFLFCQTSEASAATRSFLNRAYPTMKKHNPQTPIMIREAAGTQPRVYARYAFGKEKQEALSGLSDVQIEERITQLVKQQL; this is encoded by the exons ATGTCTGGCAAGTACGTCTTCACTCAAGGCCTGAAGGAGCTGCGCTTCCTCTTCTGCCAAACCTCCGAAGCAAGCGCGGCCACAAG ATCTTTCCTGAACCGCGCCTACCCGACTATGAAGAAGCACAACCCCCAGACTCCCATCATGATACGGGAGGCCGCGGGCACCCAGCCGCGAGTTTACGCCCGATATG CTTTCGGCAAGGAGAAGCAAGAAGCGTTGTCCG GCCTGTCGGACGTCCAGATCGAAGAGCGCATTACACAGTTGGTGAAGCAGCAGCTATAA
- a CDS encoding Exopolygalacturonase X has translation MKVSNTLIQALGLWLSAIAAVEGQGYSRNEACHPLRPFQPLPDSPARNRTCHVANYGNGRDDSANVVAALKKCNNGGKVVFDAGKNYTIGKALNMTSLKHIDLEIQGFVQFSNDTDYWQANAFKQIFQNATTFFQIGGEDVNVYGDGTLDGNGQVWYDLYAEDALILRPILLGIIGLNGGTIGPLNLRYSPQWYQLVANSSNILFDGINISGYSRSGHLAKNTDGWDLYRSDNIVIQNSVINNGDDCVSFKPNVSDILVQNIHCNGSHGISVGSLGQYPGEVDLVENVLVYNVSMFNASDGARIKAWPGALAALSTDLQGGGGSGLVKNITFDGMTIDNVDYAIEVTQCYGQRNLTLCNETPSKLVMEDIYFRNFKGVTSGKGEPYVGKIVCSSPDVCSNINASNIDVVSPDGGDQFTCANVDEKSLDVKCVTPK, from the exons ATGAAGGTTTCTAACACTTTGATCCAGGCTTTGGGCCTTTGGTTGTCAGCCATCGCTGCTGTTGAGGGTCAGGGGTACTCTCGAAACGAGGCGTGCCACCCCCTCCGTCCATTCCAGCCCCTTCCAGACAGCCCTGCCAGAAACCGCACCTGTCATGTTGCCAACTATGGCAATGGGCGGGACGATTCAGCTAACGTTGTTGCCGCATTGAAGAAATGCAACAACGGAGGAAAGGTTGTCTTCGATGCCGGCAAGAATTACACGATTGGAAAAGCACTTAACATGACTTCCTTGAAGCACATCGATCTCG AGATCCAAGGCTTTGTCCAATTCAGCAACGACACCGATTACTGGCAAGCAAATGCATTCAAGCAAATCTTCCAGAACGCCACTACTTTCTTCCAGATCGGTGGTGAGGATGTCAACGTCTACGGTGACGGTACCCTGGATGGTAACGGTCAGGTCTGGTATGACTTGTATGCGGAGGATGCCCTTATCCTGCGACCGATTCTGTTGGGTATTATTGGGCTCAATGGAGGTACCATTGGACCTCTCAACCTTCGTTACTCGCCTCAGTGGTACCAATTGGTGGCAAACTCGTCCAACATCCTGTTTGACGGAATCAACATCAGTGGATACAGCCGCAGTGGGCACTTGGCTAAGAACACCGATGGATG GGACCTCTACCGCTCGGACAACATTGTTATCCAGAACTCCGTGATCAACAACGGTGATG ACTGTGTCTCGTTCAAGCCCAATGTTTCCGATATTCTGGTCCAGAACATTCACTGCAACGGCTCCCACGGTATCTCCGTTGGCTCTCTGGGCCAGTACCCGGGTGAGGTTGATCTTGTGGAAAACGTGCTCGTTTACAATGTTTCCATGTTCAACGCATCG GACGGTGCGCGTATCAAAGCCTGGCCCGGTGCTCTCGCTGCCCTTTCTACCGATCTCCAGGGTGGCGGCGGATCAGGCCTGGTAAAGAACATTACCTTCGACGGCATGACCATTGACAATGTCGACTATGCCATCGAAGTTACCCAGTGCTATGGCCAGCGAAACTTGACTCTCTGCAACGAGACTCCC AGCAAGCTTGTCATGGAAGATATTTACTTCAGGAACTTCAAGGGTGTCACCTCCGGAAAGGGCGAGCCCTATGTAGGAAAGATTGTCTGCTCGAGCCCCGAT GTTTGTTCGAACATCAACGCCAGTAACATTGACGTCGTTAGCCCTGATGGGGGTGACCAGTTCACTTGCGCAAAT GTTGATGAGAAATCGCTGGATGTGAAGTGTGTTACTCCTAAATAA
- a CDS encoding FAD-dependent pyridine nucleotide-disulfide oxidoreductase — MVFIKATFTSVFVSLLACATAVEVPKTDYDVIVVGGGPAGLSALSGVSRVRRTALLIDSQEYRNAPTREMHDVIGNDGTPPATFRGLAREQIKKYPTAHFTNETVESIIPFPQGDFSAFTVTDSKGKDYTARKIVLATGVRDVLPSTPGLQEGWGKGIFWCPWCDGYEHRDQPFGMIGDITDMLSNVLETHTLYSDLIAFVNGSQTTDGEARATAKVEDWKEQLAAWNTIIDNRTISSIERLEDGGENRGENGDQQFDKFRLHFTTGEPVERNDLIINVPTVQTSTLPAKMHLDIVGDKINVTTGMRTSESGVFAIGDANNDGSTNVPHAMFSGKKAAVFLHVELSREESKSKVSKRTGLSHRELEKEAIRAIGDNLDAEWKRAQE; from the exons ATGGTCTTCATCAAGGCAACTTTCACATCCGTTTTTGTCTCTCTCCTAGCATGTGCCACCGCTGTGGAAGTACCTAAGACCGATTACGATGTGATCGTAGTTGGAGGTGGTCCGGCGGGTCTCAGTGCACTCAGTGGTGTCTCTCGTGTTCGCCGAACTGCTCTCTTGATTGATAGCCAGGAGTACCGCAATGCTCCGACCCGAGAAATGCACGATGTCATTGGCAACGACG GCACCCCGCCGGCTACATTCAGAGGTCTGGCTCGAGAGCAGATCAAGAAGTATCCAACTGCTCATTTCACCAACGAGACTGTGGAATCAATCATTCCTTTCCCTCAGGGAGACTTTTCTGCCTTTACGGTGACCGACAGCAAGGGCAAGGACTACACTGCCCGTAAAATAGTCCTTGCTACCGGTGTTCGTGACGTTCTACCCAGCACTCCTGGCCTTCAGGAAGGATGGGGCAAAGGTATCTTCTGGTGTCCGTGGTGCGATGGTTACGAACACAGGGACCAGCCCTTTGGGATGATCGGTGACATCACCGACATGTTGAGCAACGTGTTGGAGACTCACACTCTGTACAGCGATCTCATTGCATTTGTCAACGGCTCGCAGACCACAGATGGCGAGGCCCGGGCAACGGCAAAGGTCGAAGACTGGAAGGAACAACTTGCCGCTTGGAACACTATTATCGACAACCGCACAATCTCTTCCATCGAGCGACTCGAGGATGGCGGTGAGAACAGAGGCGAAAATGGCGATCAGCAATTCGACAAGTTCCGCCTTCACTTTACTACTGGCGAGCCTGTCGAGAGGAATGATTTGATCATTAACGTCCCAACTGTCCAGACCTCGACACTTCCAGCTAAAATGCACCTGGACATTGTCGGTGATAAGATCAATGTTACGACCGGTATGCGTACCAGTGAGTCCGGTGTGTTTGCCATTGGCGATGCCAACAACGATGGCAGCACCAACGTGCCCCATGCGATGTTCTCTGGCAAGAAAGCTGCTGTATTTCTACACG TGGAATTATCTCGTGAGGAGTCGAAATCTAAGGTCTCGAAGCGCACTGGACTTTCTCACCGTGAGCTCGAGAAGGAGGCCATTCGTGCAATTGGCGACAATCTGGACGCGGAATGGAAGCGTGCTCAGGAGTGA